ATGCTCGAAAGGAATACCAGGGACAATCATAAAGTTCCTGGGCCCAGTTAGCAAGCTGACCTGGGGCATGCTTTTTATGTAAAAGCTGGGGGAAATGTATGATAATGGCTTTGTGGTATTCGGCTacgtgtttattttttttaagttcttgttAGAGAATAAGATATTTCAGGTAAAATATAACCACCCTAGAAATAGACCTCTCACTTGGCTTCTGTGAAAGGCACCAGCTACTTTCTCATCAAGCGAGATTTACTGAGGGAGTGAAAGGAAAGAGTCCGCACAGTCCATATTGAGCAGGAAGATTCCTTTATAATGGCGAATTGATAATACACAGTACTAGAGTAGGGCCGCAGTCGCTGGGCCACAGGAGGCAGTAAGGGAGCAGGTCTGAGAAGGACCAACATTCCAAGGGCTTACATCACACTGACACGCACGCCAGGAACGACCGCCACGTACCTCCCCGAAGCTCGGCCCACCCACCAGTTCAGTCAAGAACTATGTCACTTTTAATTCTTCGTTTTGGCCAGTGAAGATAAAATCCACCACAATGACGGGATTTCAGCACTTCAGTCTTTCCAGTCACGATAGATATGGATGTCCAAGCTCTTGATGAGAAACAAAAGTTCTTTTGACTTCTCTTGCAAGAACCGGggagagagaattttttcttaatgatctgttgaaattttatatattcttaaaaaaaacaactaacaGTCCATTCTGTGCTCTGTTTCCCTGGAAGATTTCTCATGATCACCCCTCCGATTGCTAGAAGGGTCACGTGTCCGGGGAACAAAGAATTAAGACACTTCAAAATAAGCGATAAAAATCCTAGTGCAACACTCAGAAGCGGATGGCGGGCTcgaggggctggagagggaaggaagcaggtgtTCTATTTGGGAGCAGGCGGGCAGCCTCTGGGAGAGCGGACTGGGCACACAGCAGCATCAACAGGCAGGAAACACTGCAGGGGAAGGCCCGTCTCCTCCGGGCTTTCCCCAGGTACAAGGGACGCCATGTTCCCTGCACGCTGACTTCTCAGGGCTGAGGACCctacccctcaccccccacccacTCTGGTGACCTGCACACTAAGTTAGGTGGTCTCACTGCAACAGCTTAGGCCAAGAATCGGGATCCAACTCCAGAGGGCCCAGGTCGCTTCCCTCCAGGCTATTCCAAGCAAGAAGTACCCAGGAAGCTAACCTGCCCAGGCAGctgggaaaaggcaaggaaaggagaGGCTTCGAGGGCTCAGAGAGAAGCAGCGAAAGGTGACTAGCAACGCAGTGGCTTTGGACTGGGCTCGGTTTTGTGGGGAAGacctgctgccactgccaccttAGCCCTGTGCTGGGGACACATGAGTGAGTCTTTGCAGCCAGCAGCAGCCTGAACACACTCCACGCTCCTTTCATACGTATATACGGgtatatgtctttatttttaactgaaataaatGCAACGGATTCAGGTTCATTCCCCTTTGCTATAAGCTGCTCGGTCCCCTGCCCTGAGGGGTTCACGCCTTCAGGCCTGCTCCCAGGCTCACCCCGGCCcatctgccccaccccccactgtgGGAAAGTGGCCCCAGGATGAGTAGAGGGCACACACCACAAGAGGTGCCCAGGAGGAGGGCCTACCTCAACGAGACTTCTGTTTCTAACCCTGAGAACCTAAGGAATTGTGAAGGACTTGGAGAGGGAGCTTGGGTTAAAGGTCACCGGGCTTTTTATTGCAATTAAAGCAGACTCGGACGGGATGGTCCCAGCCTCGAGAGGGGACAGCCCGGCGGTCATGGGAGCACTCGTCACAGAAGCCCTGTCCACAGGCCCGACAGTGGTGCTTGGAAAGCTTGATGCTGAACTCCTTCCGGCAGTTGTGGCAGTGCAGGATCTCGTGGTCGGGCACCCAGTATGCCGGCCTGGCCGCATCCTTTACCAGACCTGCGGTGGGGAAGGAACCACAATGGGTGGGACACCGAGATCCAACACCCGAGTCCCCCTACACAGAAAGGCTCCCTCAGACACTTCACAGGCTCACCGTCCAACTGCGCACACGATCACCAGAGCACTTTTAAAACACGCAGACGCCCAGCCTTCACCCCacaccacccagagcagaatccTGGGGCTGGGCCTAGGCATGGATATCTGCATATTAAGCTCTCCAAAGTGCAGCTGCATTAAGAATCGCTGGCATAACAATAAAGAAGTCCGGACTTTGGAATGAGGACATACCTCATTCAAATCCCAGTGTCACTGAGCACGAGTTAATTAGCAGCTGCAGGATTAAGAAAGGTTACTTCTCAGGGCCTTACCTTACTTATCTAACAACCCACCTTCAAGAGTGGTTATGGGCATCACAAGAAATAACATGTCTAACACGCTGGCCTGGGACCCGACAGCCAGCGAGTGCTCAGCAGATCACGGTTTGGTGAGCCCAGCTGGCAGGCTCTCTGTGCCAAGGGCAGCCCCTGCCTCTCTCAGGTACTCCTGAGACCAGATGCAACCTGAGCTACAAGCCCGCGCAAATCCATCTCTTTCTACACCCTTGAGTCTAAGGCTCCTCATCTGTCCACATCTGAGCCACAATGATTAAATCCGATCCAAGCAGTTTTCATCACCACCCACCCAGGAGTTCTTGGTCTCTCCCCAACAATGGGCTGAAACACCCCAGGCCAGCCAACCCTGCCTAAGCCTTCCACACTGGTgggttttccttcctctccctcttcccattcTGGTTACAAGTACCCCTCACATCCAGAGCTGAGGAGCTATCTTAAGTCCTAAATGAATAATAGCTTGGCTATGTGGCGGATTAAAGAcagccacaaattctttgacaatCCTGCCCGCTCCCTCAAACCGAGGCAGGCTCTATGATTAAAGGAGACTCACAGCAGAAGTGCCAGTGTCCAGGCACAGGCCTTAAGAGATTGGCAGCTTCCATTTCCTGGAacatcagttctttttttttttttttttttaaagattttattttttcctttctctccccaaagccccccggtgcatagttgtatattcttcgttgtgggtccttctagttgtggcatgtgggacgctgcctcagcgtggtctgacgagcagtgccatgtccgtgcccaggattcgaaccaacgaaacactgggccgcctgcagcggagcgcgcgaacttaaccactcggccacggggccagcccctggaacatCAGTTCTtagagccctgagccaccatggAAGAAGTCCAACTACCCACTGAAGAAACCAcgtggagaggctggaggctaCAGGGAGAGAGAGGCTTCTACTGAGCCCCGCCTTCCAGGCATCCCTTCCAAGGCACCCATCACATAAGCGAGGTTGACTTGGCCCTTGAGACCAGTCCAGCTGCCATACTGGAATGTCGGGTAGGAACTCCAGGCAATGACACTTGGAGCAGAATAATTACCCTTCCTGACTCAAAGTTGTGAGACATCATAAAATGATGGTTGTTTTCAGACTTTACATTATCAGGTAGTTTCTTATGCAACAATAGATGGTATAAGAGGATGGCCCCCAGGAATAAATACAAAACCACCAAGGTATGCAGCAGAAGCAAGCAAATGTCAATTTTCAGTCAACTCCCTGCTGCCCAACTCAATCTGCATCAGCAAACCTTTGACAAAATGACAGCCCAGGGCATTCCGAAACCACTCACTCCACATTCACTACACCCAAGAGAAGCAGTGCCAGGCCCACCTAGTGGTATGTCAATGGCTGTCACCACGGCTCCCAAAGTGTTCTGCACGGCCTCGCCCACCTTCCGAGCAATCAGTGTCCCACCTTCATCGTCCGCCTGTGCCTCAGTAACATCTGTAgacagtgaaaaaggaaaagctgTCACCTCTCAGTCACTTCCCAAATGGAAAACTCAGGAGGCAACAGCAGAGCACTTCTGGATTCTTCTCCCAGAGAACCATGGGCTGTCTTATAACGATGGCAAGGGTCTGTGCTGTGGGTCAGGTGACATCTGTTAGTCCTTTACCACAACCATCTGGAGTTATTTGTTAACCTTCCTTTAAAGTAAGCCAGAAAGTTTCCAGGAGCATGACCTAGAACCTTCTCCAGGGAGAAGACTCAGTCTAAGCCATGTCTGATAAACACAGGACCCTGTTAACAAAGAGTTTAGAGGATGACTGGCCGAGACCAGGGGAGCAACTGCTCTCAGCAGAGGATGCCAGCAGGAACAGGGTTGGCGATGTGGGAGTCCAGTTCCCGACACCCAGTGCCAAGGAGAGAGGTTCCCCCTTCCACCCTCGCAGCTCCCGGCCCCACGTTACCTAACTGGACATTCCTGGCTTCATAGCAGTTGTCACACACCCGCACAGGTGCAGGGCCCCAGCCCCGCTCGGGCACTGGCCGGGTCTTGGATGAACAGCTGTCACAGAAGCCCTCCCCACAGGCCCGGCAGTGGTGCTTAGTGTCGTTATCTTTGAAGGATGTAGCACACTTGTTGCAGCTCTGTTCCAAGCCCAAAACAAACAGAGAGGCAGGTATCACTCATGTCTGCTCAGCTGAGAAAGTCAACAAGACCCGGGGGAGACCCCAGGAGCATCTTGGAATGGCAGGACCCCAATAATCCTAATGGAGGGGACCTAAGACCCCTAGCCACACAGACTGCCCCCACCAAACCACAGCTGTGATTATCATTTCCTTCCAAGAAGGACCTGGAAAGGCACCTCAAATCTATTTGGCTGAGTCACAGGGTTCTCAGAAGGGACTACGCTAATTCTAGCCAGAAGAGCAacaagaattcatttttttcacagttctgggaAGTTGGTGAGGAGTGAGTTTCCTGTCCCAAAGTGTTTGGGCCAAAGCTGGGTCCTCCCCTGCTGTGGGTGCTGAGAGGTTTATGTATCAAGTGGAGGATGACCCTAAATGACCTCTAAAGGCCACTTTTCCTCCAGATTCTGTACACGCATACCTCCGAGATATTGCAGGTTCTaattccagaccactgcaatgaAGCAAAtgttgcaataaagtgagtcacgtgaattttttggtttcaaaGTGTACATAAAGAGTTACGTTTACATtacactgtagtctattaagtgtaaCACAGCattgtctaaaaaaacaatgtacataccttaattaaacaATACTTTACtgttaaaaaatgctaaccatcatctgagccttcagtaagtcgtaatctttttgctggtggagggtctcaTAAAAAACGCAATTATCTGCGAAGTGCAATAAAGCGAGGTATGCCTGTATCTATACCTCAGACATCTAACCAATAATTGGCCCTTGCAGGTAAGGAAATTAAAATCCACCACAAACAAAATACATGCAGAATAATCCAAAGGGAAATCAGTAGGCGAAGAGGACCCTGGCTGCCTCAGGGTACCCCACCCTTTCCAATACTCTGGGAGCAGAGCTGACAGAGAGAAATTCTGCGCCCCACTCCCAGAACAAGCTCAGGACAGGGCAGAGTGGCACAAGCAGAATGGCCCGTGCCAGGAGGCGGGGGTGTCCCGCATACCATACCAGGATCTGAGAGTTGGGCCTCCAGTAGGCAGGCGCGATCTGGTCTGTCAGCCAGGAGGTCACGGCCTTGGTGGGCCCAAGGCTGAGCTCAGACACCGACTGAGCCATGAAGTTCATCCCGTCCAAGAGGCGCTGGGC
Above is a window of Equus przewalskii isolate Varuska chromosome 25, EquPr2, whole genome shotgun sequence DNA encoding:
- the ZFYVE1 gene encoding zinc finger FYVE domain-containing protein 1 isoform X2, giving the protein MAHSSFFPDEYFTCSSLCLSCGAGCNNSMNHGKEGVPHEAKSRCRYSHQYDNRVYTCKACYERGKEVSVVPKTSASTDSPWMGLAKYAWSGYVIECPNCGVVYRSRQYWFGNQDPVDTVVRTEIVHVWPGTDGFLKDNNNAAQRLLDGMNFMAQSVSELSLGPTKAVTSWLTDQIAPAYWRPNSQILSCNKCATSFKDNDTKHHCRACGEGFCDSCSSKTRPVPERGWGPAPVRVCDNCYEARNVQLDVTEAQADDEGGTLIARKVGEAVQNTLGAVVTAIDIPLGLVKDAARPAYWVPDHEILHCHNCRKEFSIKLSKHHCRACGQGFCDECSHDRRAVPSRGWDHPVRVCFNCNKKPGDL